A single genomic interval of Chlamydiales bacterium STE3 harbors:
- a CDS encoding Tetraacyldisaccharide 4'-kinase (Product derived from UniProtKB/Swiss-Prot:Q9Z823;Gene name derived from UniProtKB/Swiss-Prot:Q9Z823;EC number derived from UniProtKB/Swiss-Prot:Q9Z823): MPSKNWEFYFLSVVKGEKKGFIAAFLRQLLWLLSYPFRFLVTLRNFAFDHGWIRSYYPPVPLVISIGNITAGGTGKTPVTVMIAEEFHERVPMAILSRGYRSQAEKFCSPIFLNKNRGVVHPASLCGDEPYLLADNLPDAFVIVGKDRHVASKMAARFGAQLILLDDGMQHRKIARDLEVIVLDLLDPFGQGYFLPRGLLREGINSLARADLIILNHARDAARFEAIKRQISQSTSAPVVGTEMSVVDTLNLQGKSIGGLEGVKVGIFCGIAHPEYFRKTVVEMGATIVGEHFFPDHDALNLNELQSFGKECLAFGAELLVCTEKDRVKISDPVQLCLPIGWVKTKLKVVNGTSHWNSFIDRAKMTLRMKI, from the coding sequence ATGCCGTCCAAAAATTGGGAATTTTATTTTCTTTCTGTCGTTAAGGGTGAAAAAAAAGGCTTTATTGCAGCTTTTCTGCGCCAACTTCTCTGGCTGCTCAGTTATCCTTTCCGTTTCCTTGTTACTCTACGTAATTTTGCTTTTGATCATGGTTGGATAAGAAGTTATTATCCCCCTGTTCCACTTGTAATTAGCATCGGAAATATCACGGCAGGAGGGACAGGAAAAACACCTGTCACGGTGATGATCGCTGAAGAATTTCATGAAAGGGTCCCTATGGCAATTCTTTCTCGAGGTTATCGTTCCCAAGCCGAAAAATTTTGTTCGCCTATTTTTTTAAATAAGAATAGAGGGGTGGTCCATCCTGCCTCGCTTTGTGGAGATGAGCCTTATCTTTTAGCTGACAATTTGCCTGATGCTTTTGTTATTGTTGGTAAAGATAGGCATGTGGCTTCGAAAATGGCAGCGCGTTTTGGCGCACAGCTAATATTACTGGATGATGGGATGCAGCATCGGAAGATCGCTCGCGATCTTGAAGTAATCGTTTTAGATTTGCTCGACCCCTTCGGTCAAGGCTATTTTTTACCACGAGGCCTTCTAAGGGAAGGCATTAATTCATTGGCTCGAGCGGACCTTATTATTCTCAATCATGCTCGGGATGCAGCCCGTTTTGAAGCGATCAAACGCCAAATTTCTCAGAGCACATCAGCTCCTGTGGTCGGAACTGAAATGTCTGTTGTGGATACTTTGAATTTACAGGGAAAATCAATAGGTGGCCTAGAAGGAGTGAAAGTGGGAATTTTTTGCGGGATTGCCCACCCTGAGTATTTTCGCAAGACGGTGGTGGAAATGGGAGCTACGATTGTCGGTGAACATTTTTTTCCGGATCATGACGCTTTGAATCTAAACGAGTTACAGAGCTTTGGAAAAGAATGCCTTGCTTTTGGTGCTGAATTGCTAGTATGCACGGAAAAAGATAGGGTAAAAATTTCCGATCCGGTGCAACTTTGTTTGCCCATTGGTTGGGTAAAAACAAAACTTAAAGTCGTAAATGGCACAAGTCATTGGAATTCGTTTATTGACAGAGCGAAGATGACCTTGAGAATGAAAATTTAG
- a CDS encoding Proton/sodium-glutamate symport protein (Product derived from UniProtKB/Swiss-Prot:O07605;Gene name derived from UniProtKB/Swiss-Prot:O07605) produces the protein MKLWIKILIAIALGIFTGIILGPNAEYLKPIGQSFLSLINMIIVLLVLSSMTVGITSIHDPQKLGRVGLKTLLVYLATTIIAIAIGISFGEIFRPGDSLSLQSTEQITIQTSTPSFAEIFLSVIPSNPIASLAQGNILQVIVFSVFLGISINLSGEKGKPLLKVLESLADVMYRLTSIIMEFSPIGVFAIMAWVSGSFGIMILLPLLKFLVLYYVACALHMLIIFCGGLKLIAKLSPWPFFRGMSDAIMVAFSTCSSAATLPVSMHCVQQNLGVSKNLTRFILPLGSTINMNGAALFQGMSAIFIAQAYGIHLSFQSLIILVVTASLSAIGAAGIPGTGFIMLSVVFSSVGIPIEGLALLASIDRIREMMSTVVNVLGDAVCAVYIAKQEGELDERQYYHSELVEMEAVKS, from the coding sequence ATGAAGTTATGGATAAAAATTCTAATCGCCATTGCTTTAGGGATTTTTACAGGAATTATTTTAGGTCCAAACGCGGAATATCTTAAACCTATTGGTCAATCTTTTTTGAGCTTGATCAACATGATCATTGTTCTGCTCGTTCTTTCTTCAATGACTGTTGGCATAACCAGTATTCATGACCCCCAAAAACTGGGTAGAGTTGGTTTAAAAACCCTTCTAGTCTATTTAGCAACGACAATAATAGCCATCGCCATTGGTATTTCTTTTGGAGAAATTTTCCGCCCGGGTGATAGCTTAAGCCTACAAAGTACTGAACAAATCACGATCCAAACATCTACACCCAGCTTTGCAGAAATTTTCTTATCGGTCATTCCTTCTAACCCGATTGCTTCCCTTGCACAAGGCAATATTTTGCAAGTTATTGTTTTTTCTGTATTTCTTGGAATTTCTATCAATTTATCCGGAGAAAAAGGAAAACCTCTTCTTAAGGTGTTAGAGTCTTTAGCTGATGTGATGTATCGTTTAACTTCGATTATTATGGAATTTTCTCCGATTGGTGTTTTCGCGATTATGGCTTGGGTTTCTGGCTCTTTTGGCATTATGATTTTATTGCCGCTTTTAAAGTTTTTGGTTCTCTATTATGTCGCTTGTGCCTTGCACATGCTGATTATTTTCTGTGGGGGATTGAAGTTGATTGCTAAGCTCAGCCCATGGCCCTTTTTTAGAGGGATGAGCGACGCAATTATGGTGGCTTTTTCGACATGTAGCAGTGCGGCGACCCTTCCTGTTTCTATGCACTGCGTGCAGCAAAATCTCGGCGTTTCTAAAAACCTCACACGCTTTATTCTTCCTTTAGGGTCTACAATCAATATGAATGGGGCAGCTTTGTTCCAGGGAATGAGTGCCATTTTTATTGCTCAAGCATATGGCATACATTTAAGCTTTCAGTCATTAATTATCCTGGTCGTGACGGCATCGCTATCAGCTATTGGTGCTGCTGGCATCCCAGGAACAGGCTTTATCATGCTTTCTGTTGTCTTTAGTTCTGTTGGGATCCCTATCGAAGGACTGGCATTGCTTGCTAGTATCGATCGTATTAGAGAAATGATGTCAACAGTCGTGAACGTTTTAGGGGATGCTGTTTGTGCTGTTTATATCGCTAAGCAAGAAGGAGAACTTGATGAAAGACAGTACTACCATAGTGAACTTGTGGAAATGGAAGCCGTTAAAAGCTAA
- a CDS encoding Isocitrate dehydrogenase [NADP] (Product derived from UniProtKB/Swiss-Prot:Q1RJU4;Gene name derived from UniProtKB/Swiss-Prot:Q1RJU4;EC number derived from UniProtKB/Swiss-Prot:Q1RJU4): protein MHAQKKISIAVAEGDGIGPEIMKATLNILEASGAPLDIQHVEIGEKVYLKGFPTGIEPSTWETIRKSQGFLKAPITTPQGGGFKSLNVTIRTTLGLYANIRPCVAYAPYVATKHPDMDVVIVRENEEDLYTGIEYRQTQDTVHALKIISRPGSEKIIRYAFEYALANNRKKVTCFIKDNILKLSDGLFHKIFDEIAKEYPTITADHWIVDIGAAKLADSPENFEVIVMPNLYGDILSDVAAQIAGSVGLAGSANIGEAGAMFEAIHGSAPRRAGQNLANPSGLILAAVLMLIHVELPNEAAKIHNAWLKTMEDGIHTYDIYKPDVSKEKVGTKEFAQAVIQRLGQLPKHLKPVHYQSSKNLHKTPTHQTMYQEKQLVGVDVFIDYTKSAEELHKLLENVATGPFQLKMISNRGAKVWPDKAPETVCVDSWRCRFVSAKNSPLKPEAIAHLLIELAKQNIDFTQTESLYTFDGKPGYTLSQDEQ, encoded by the coding sequence ATGCATGCTCAAAAAAAAATTTCTATAGCTGTAGCAGAAGGAGATGGCATCGGCCCAGAGATCATGAAAGCGACATTAAATATTTTGGAGGCTTCTGGCGCCCCGCTCGACATCCAGCATGTTGAAATTGGGGAAAAGGTTTACCTAAAGGGATTTCCCACTGGAATTGAACCTTCCACCTGGGAGACTATTCGCAAATCCCAAGGTTTTTTAAAAGCTCCCATCACCACCCCTCAAGGCGGAGGATTTAAAAGTTTAAATGTAACCATAAGGACAACTTTAGGCCTTTATGCCAATATAAGACCCTGTGTAGCTTACGCTCCCTATGTGGCTACCAAACATCCTGACATGGATGTCGTCATTGTGCGTGAGAATGAAGAAGATCTTTACACTGGTATCGAATATCGACAGACCCAAGACACTGTTCATGCTTTAAAAATCATCTCTCGACCAGGTTCTGAGAAAATTATCCGCTATGCTTTTGAATACGCTTTAGCAAATAATCGAAAAAAAGTGACCTGCTTTATCAAAGACAACATCCTCAAACTATCTGATGGCTTATTCCATAAAATTTTCGACGAAATCGCCAAAGAATATCCAACGATTACGGCCGATCATTGGATTGTTGATATCGGTGCAGCAAAATTAGCAGATTCCCCCGAAAATTTCGAAGTTATTGTTATGCCGAATCTTTATGGAGACATTCTTTCTGATGTAGCTGCGCAAATTGCAGGCTCCGTTGGCCTTGCAGGATCGGCCAACATTGGGGAAGCTGGAGCCATGTTCGAAGCAATTCACGGTTCTGCTCCAAGAAGGGCAGGCCAGAATCTCGCCAACCCCTCAGGGTTGATTCTTGCGGCAGTTCTCATGCTTATTCATGTAGAGCTTCCAAACGAAGCTGCTAAAATCCATAATGCGTGGTTAAAAACCATGGAAGATGGCATTCATACGTACGACATCTATAAACCTGATGTCAGTAAAGAAAAAGTGGGGACTAAAGAGTTTGCCCAAGCCGTCATTCAACGCCTTGGTCAACTCCCCAAACATCTCAAGCCCGTCCACTACCAATCTTCAAAAAATCTTCATAAAACACCTACCCACCAAACGATGTATCAAGAAAAACAGCTTGTTGGAGTGGATGTTTTTATCGATTATACAAAATCAGCAGAAGAGCTGCATAAGCTCTTAGAAAACGTAGCGACTGGACCTTTCCAATTAAAAATGATTAGCAATCGAGGAGCTAAAGTATGGCCCGATAAAGCGCCGGAAACCGTCTGCGTGGATAGTTGGCGATGCCGCTTTGTTTCTGCAAAAAATTCTCCTTTAAAACCTGAAGCTATTGCTCACCTACTTATTGAGCTAGCTAAACAAAACATCGATTTTACTCAGACAGAATCTCTCTATACTTTTGATGGGAAACCAGGTTATACGTTGTCACAGGATGAACAGTAA
- a CDS encoding putative arabinose 5-phosphate isomerase (Product derived from UniProtKB/Swiss-Prot:Q9M1T1;Gene name derived from UniProtKB/Swiss-Prot:Q9M1T1;EC number derived from UniProtKB/Swiss-Prot:Q9M1T1), whose product MILNELLKDVESNISFFVQNINQEEVEKAFQLLKKCKGMIFFTGVGKSAIVANKIAVTMTSTGTRAFFVSPIDALHGDIGLIGREDLLVVLSKSGESDELINLIPYVRNKGADIIAIVSNPKSRLAKAANAKVVLPVKRELCPFNMAPTTSTQIQMIFGDVLAVGLMHEKNFSLNDYAMNHPAGSIGKRILLKVSDLMLKDTQIPMALPEDKLIDTLVELSDKKAGCVLVTDQHLQLMGIFTDGDLRRALQRLGSDVLQYRMKDLMNAECRTIYSNSLALEAMQMMENPSSPVMVLPVVDESGCVIGLIKMHDILQSGL is encoded by the coding sequence ATGATTTTAAATGAACTTTTGAAAGACGTAGAAAGCAATATCTCTTTCTTTGTGCAGAACATTAATCAGGAAGAGGTCGAAAAGGCTTTCCAGCTACTAAAAAAATGCAAGGGAATGATTTTTTTTACGGGAGTAGGCAAAAGTGCGATTGTAGCGAATAAAATTGCGGTGACCATGACTTCCACTGGAACCCGTGCTTTTTTTGTGTCGCCGATCGACGCGTTGCATGGAGATATCGGATTGATTGGAAGAGAAGATCTCCTTGTTGTATTAAGTAAAAGTGGCGAATCTGATGAGCTCATTAACCTTATTCCCTATGTGCGCAATAAAGGCGCCGATATTATTGCTATTGTAAGCAATCCTAAGAGTCGCTTAGCAAAAGCTGCGAATGCAAAAGTTGTTCTCCCTGTTAAAAGAGAGCTCTGTCCTTTCAATATGGCTCCGACAACGTCTACACAAATTCAGATGATTTTCGGTGATGTTTTAGCTGTTGGACTGATGCACGAGAAAAATTTTTCCTTAAATGATTATGCGATGAACCATCCTGCTGGGTCTATAGGAAAAAGAATTCTTTTAAAAGTCAGTGATTTAATGTTAAAAGATACACAGATTCCTATGGCTTTACCTGAGGACAAGCTAATTGATACATTGGTCGAGCTTTCTGATAAAAAAGCAGGATGCGTTCTTGTGACTGATCAGCATTTGCAATTAATGGGCATTTTTACAGATGGAGACCTGAGGAGAGCATTGCAACGTTTAGGCTCAGATGTCCTACAATATAGGATGAAAGATTTAATGAACGCAGAATGCCGCACGATTTATTCCAACAGCCTTGCTTTAGAGGCGATGCAAATGATGGAAAACCCCTCTTCTCCTGTGATGGTTCTTCCGGTCGTCGATGAGTCAGGATGTGTGATTGGCTTGATTAAAATGCATGATATCTTGCAATCAGGACTTTAA
- a CDS encoding hypothetical protein (Product derived from UniProtKB/Trembl:Q6MCJ4) — MKARNYQLTRYPVGSLREIFFVSWPLIAGLLSGSIMMFADRVFLANYDLAALNASANAGMAFFAMAILPMVIAGMSEVFVGRLNGEGQKERIGLSVWQMIWFSLITAPFFSWGGRLLSPLFSYGSVNIDLEADYFIMSCDFGVFWVLSSALMGFYIGLGYSRIVMLATFIANLLNVLLDYLLVFGIGPFPELGIRGAALATGVAAIFQMVFFSIGFLSTKNNRIFGTHCCVFDKKLFLESVSIGIPAGLGRFVEVVAHAVFFRIVSYSGELQLTIVALVQSIYVLFSFSSEGLCKAVTAIASNLIGAKQMGMIGKVIRSAMLQHTLVTAGFAIFLYFNVDQVISLFIPETESHLLENQDFIKATGIALFWMGIFFLMDGLSWTIVGHLMAAGDTKFIFWSAVGMNWIAYVLPVAFGITYLGWGAQEAWMVIAFASFLFFCVVVWRYLSKRWLVALNHTQQELEAEYSQYPQSSK, encoded by the coding sequence ATGAAAGCAAGAAATTATCAGCTAACCCGCTATCCTGTTGGCAGTTTACGAGAGATTTTTTTCGTCTCTTGGCCGCTAATTGCAGGGCTTTTATCTGGTAGCATTATGATGTTTGCCGATCGCGTCTTTTTAGCAAACTACGATCTTGCAGCCCTCAATGCTTCGGCAAATGCAGGGATGGCCTTTTTTGCCATGGCCATTCTTCCCATGGTAATCGCGGGGATGTCGGAAGTGTTTGTTGGAAGGTTGAATGGCGAAGGACAAAAAGAAAGAATCGGCCTTTCGGTTTGGCAGATGATCTGGTTTAGCTTAATCACCGCTCCATTCTTCTCTTGGGGTGGTAGGCTTCTCTCACCGCTATTCTCTTATGGAAGCGTTAATATCGATTTAGAAGCAGATTACTTTATTATGAGCTGTGACTTTGGCGTATTTTGGGTATTATCTTCTGCACTTATGGGATTTTACATCGGCCTTGGTTATTCAAGAATTGTGATGTTGGCTACTTTTATTGCCAACTTACTCAATGTCTTATTGGATTACTTACTTGTGTTTGGTATCGGCCCCTTTCCAGAGCTAGGGATTAGAGGAGCGGCCCTCGCGACAGGCGTTGCTGCCATCTTTCAAATGGTTTTTTTCTCTATTGGTTTTCTTTCCACAAAAAATAACCGCATTTTTGGTACCCATTGTTGTGTTTTTGATAAAAAACTTTTTTTAGAAAGTGTGAGTATCGGTATTCCTGCAGGTCTTGGTCGATTTGTTGAAGTTGTCGCCCATGCTGTATTCTTTCGCATTGTTTCCTATTCAGGAGAATTACAACTGACGATTGTCGCCCTAGTTCAAAGTATCTATGTCTTATTTTCCTTTTCATCTGAAGGTCTCTGCAAAGCCGTAACAGCCATTGCATCTAATTTAATTGGGGCAAAGCAAATGGGCATGATCGGTAAAGTTATCCGCTCTGCCATGCTTCAGCACACATTAGTTACAGCAGGCTTCGCTATCTTTCTTTATTTCAATGTAGACCAAGTTATTAGCCTGTTTATTCCTGAAACAGAAAGCCATCTCCTTGAAAATCAAGACTTCATAAAAGCTACAGGTATTGCGCTTTTTTGGATGGGTATTTTCTTTTTGATGGATGGTTTAAGTTGGACTATAGTGGGCCATTTGATGGCTGCCGGAGATACAAAATTTATTTTCTGGTCTGCTGTAGGAATGAACTGGATTGCTTACGTATTGCCAGTTGCTTTTGGAATTACTTATCTTGGGTGGGGGGCTCAAGAAGCTTGGATGGTCATCGCTTTTGCCAGTTTTCTATTTTTTTGTGTCGTCGTTTGGCGTTATTTATCAAAACGTTGGTTAGTCGCTCTCAATCATACTCAGCAGGAACTTGAAGCAGAATACAGCCAATACCCGCAAAGCTCTAAGTAA